A genomic stretch from Pagrus major chromosome 3, Pma_NU_1.0 includes:
- the LOC140993690 gene encoding nuclear receptor subfamily 0 group B member 2-like, translating into MFPLEEITPNTCSGYRDQHPHTILYNILSGRESGYLNTKLNHNTTAHNCRCEQRRTVCLKDPKATCQVASSVLVKTIHFVRSLPSFSQLPSGDQSLLLRHCWVPLFVLGLAQEKIVFEVTDAPNSSILRQILLGPGPGLTEKVAERPTFAGVHKLRTCLHYLWNLDLSPKEYAYLKGALLFNPAVQGLSALLSIEGLQQEAQRALHEVIHLLHPEDTLRFSNVLQAASAVQTVSHSLVTELFFKPVIGNTNMLHLLTEMLFVQ; encoded by the exons ATGTTTCCTCTGGAGGAGATCACACCCAACACTTGCTCTGGTTACCGGGATCAGCATCCTCACACTATTCTTTACAACATCTTGAGCGGGAGGGAGAGTGGCTACCTCAACACCAAACTGAACCACAACACCACAGCGCACAACTGCCGCTGTGAGCAGAGGAGGACGGTTTGCCTGAAGGACCCAAAGGCCACCTGCCAGGTTGCCTCCAGCGTGCTGGTCAAAACCATCCACTTTGTAAGAAGTTTACCCTCCTTCAGTCAGCTTCCATCAGGAGATCAGTCATTATTGTTAAGACACTGCTGGGTTCCTTTATTTGTTCTGGGGCTTGCCCAAGAAAAGATAGTGTTTGAAGTGACTGATGCACCGAATTCAAGTATCCTGAGACAGATTTTGCtgggaccaggaccaggactcACTGAAAAGGTAGCTGAAAGACCAACTTTTGCTGGAGTGCACAAACTCAGAACTTGCTTGCATTATCTGTGGAATCTGGATCTCAGTCCGAAGGAATACGCTTACCTGAAGGGTGCTTTGTTGTTTAACCCAG CTGTTCAAGGATTGAGTGCCTTGCTGTCCATTGAAGGTCTCCAACAGGAAGCTCAGAGAGCTCTCCACGAAGTCATCCACCTCCTGCACCCAGAGGACACCCTTCGCTTCAGCAATGTCCTTCAAGCCGCCTCTGCCGTCCAGACCGTCAGCCACAGCCTGGTCACGGAGCTCTTCTTCAAGCCAGTTATTGGCAACACAAATATGTTACATTTATTAACAGAGATGTTGTTTGTGCAATAA